From the genome of Cellvibrio japonicus Ueda107, one region includes:
- a CDS encoding PAAR domain-containing protein, translating to MPPAARITDMHACPMVTGVVPHVGGPVSGPCVPTVLIGKLPAATVGDMCVCVGPPDSIVKGSATVMIGGKPAARMGDTTAHGGNIVLGLPTVMIGG from the coding sequence ATGCCACCCGCCGCCCGAATCACCGATATGCACGCCTGCCCCATGGTCACCGGTGTCGTGCCCCATGTGGGCGGGCCGGTCAGCGGCCCCTGTGTACCCACGGTGCTGATCGGCAAATTGCCCGCGGCGACCGTCGGCGATATGTGCGTGTGCGTGGGCCCGCCGGACAGCATCGTCAAAGGCTCAGCTACGGTGATGATCGGCGGCAAACCGGCGGCGCGCATGGGCGATACCACCGCCCACGGCGGCAATATCGTGCTGGGCCTGCCTACCGTCATGATCGGCGGCTAG
- a CDS encoding DUF5908 family protein, translated as MAIEIKQLLIKSTLVDEQDEQRQKELHTNPEALKDELLAECRRLMAEMLRDKGMR; from the coding sequence ATGGCCATTGAAATCAAACAACTGCTGATCAAATCGACCCTGGTGGACGAACAGGATGAGCAACGGCAAAAGGAACTGCACACTAACCCTGAAGCGTTAAAAGATGAATTATTGGCGGAGTGTCGCCGGCTGATGGCCGAGATGCTGCGCGATAAAGGAATGCGTTAA
- a CDS encoding phage tail protein: MSFSLSGLAGGDYPPAAFYFSVIFGTTLGLTDTSFQEVSGIGVELGTEDVTEGGENRFVHKLPTGVKHNNLELKRGIAPMTSPLVVWCRSVMELDFIAPIMPQLVSVYLMNENAIPIRAWTFANAFPVKWEVESFSATKNEVAIEKIVLSYTYSNRII, from the coding sequence ATGTCGTTTAGTCTCAGCGGACTTGCAGGAGGAGATTATCCTCCTGCAGCGTTTTACTTCTCGGTCATTTTTGGCACGACCCTGGGCCTGACCGATACCTCCTTCCAGGAGGTATCGGGTATTGGGGTTGAGTTGGGAACCGAAGACGTGACCGAAGGTGGCGAAAACCGTTTTGTGCACAAACTGCCTACCGGGGTAAAGCACAACAACCTGGAATTGAAACGCGGTATAGCGCCCATGACATCACCGCTGGTTGTGTGGTGTCGCTCGGTGATGGAGCTGGATTTTATTGCCCCCATCATGCCGCAGCTGGTGAGCGTTTACCTGATGAACGAGAACGCCATTCCCATTCGCGCCTGGACCTTTGCCAATGCATTTCCGGTGAAATGGGAAGTCGAGAGTTTTAGTGCGACCAAGAACGAAGTGGCGATTGAAAAAATTGTACTGAGTTACACCTACTCCAACCGGATTATTTAG
- a CDS encoding baseplate J/gp47 family protein, with protein MSQLPEPATASLHVRDGMSQQRRFLPALAPGYFNVDEQRFEELLTQLHGYGQLVLLPGVALEEPLFANDEILVMAQILACNPTQLEQQFHQRLQQSLGDNDWVFNERRNPASIAGLVALIDHWHSQLRYPQSEAGEQLHGLIDSLCEGLARDQIYSADSPGLHHASLGVRLNQFVAQRTRRLGAQGMRDSEDWDSRAFYAALLKALDMIQSCAREQMPLSLRSKNHDPALALRVAFVQLYQRLQQRLNRFTMDLVDFYYRDILQARPRPPQADSVYLILNNNLQGRQLPLAAGTEFVAGLDKQSQEIIYAADSALEVNDTQVKRLFSLYFPRLTVGESNRMTLADGCWLNPVSAQPGAERAVRDQFAPQPLLGAPRNGQNNGVPWQGGDGRSSDGASSARLGFALASQVLLLNEGKRQLSLELVFDAIERQHWTKLKNILRLLPNIKDTIADDKSKFFAYFGKFFELSLTTAEGWFVIDEYKPAYRATDANIRNNALRLDFELPDTCPPITAYQAEVHGDALTTALPVIRVTLRENYLQYPYDVLRQLVLREARIQVQVKGCHQLLLFNNIGQLSALSPFTPFGPMPDVGSYLIVGNDEIRAKQLTHLSLDIEWAGLPAVQDGFKRWYQGYAQGRDNDQFVVGASALANSRWQPDPAERRGASIPLFSTQLKNGSPQLQVRQRLSLDSVIAYHQPQDSQQRQKPLSYSASTRSGLFKLTLQGPQGAFGHREYPQLLADTLTHNARVKLPRLVRPLPNAPYTPEINAIRLNYSAQAIITLADAGRETDTRQRDQFFHLHPLGWERVSPLRHPRTYLLPQYEDAGNLYIGISASAPQTLSLLFHLRDNSLPIPPQAYVANEGEPIPAHRSPAALLSWSYLSDNQWRPLNPRHLKSDSTQGFMTTGILSLEMPPRMTANNSIMPGDCYWLRLSANRALPYFSEIYSIYTQAVRATWQRGEHPPGPVPRQLAAETIKRTRQSLPGVTGVTQLRPSFGGLAQESDAELRRRLSERLRHKQRALSPTDYEMLILERFPQVHKVKCFANINRHREPWVQPGQVLIIPIPPLRTDASGERVYQPHFDGHLIQAIYDFIAPLAPAQVRISVENPCYEEIQVRCALAFKKGCHPGEFQNRLNRELCDYLSPWQAELGNSVHFGWSLGEQEIKSFIHHRDYIAYVTDFSLLRIASRRDGLFQLEDTAASAVPGRQTLKPGYPWTTAVPINQHFLQLLDQPTAIAPQVTGLNEMAVGSTFIISE; from the coding sequence ATGAGCCAGTTGCCCGAACCCGCCACCGCTTCGCTCCATGTCCGCGACGGCATGAGCCAGCAGCGCCGCTTTCTGCCGGCGCTGGCGCCCGGCTATTTCAATGTCGATGAACAGCGCTTCGAGGAGCTGCTAACCCAGTTGCACGGTTATGGCCAACTGGTGCTGCTGCCCGGCGTTGCCCTGGAAGAACCGCTCTTCGCCAACGACGAAATCCTGGTGATGGCGCAGATCCTCGCCTGCAACCCAACGCAACTGGAGCAGCAATTCCACCAGCGCCTGCAACAGTCCCTGGGCGATAACGACTGGGTTTTCAACGAGCGCCGCAATCCGGCCTCGATTGCCGGCCTGGTGGCCCTGATCGACCACTGGCACAGCCAGCTGCGCTACCCCCAGAGCGAAGCGGGAGAGCAGTTGCACGGGCTGATCGACAGCCTGTGCGAAGGCCTGGCGCGCGACCAGATCTACAGCGCCGACAGCCCCGGCCTGCACCATGCCTCCCTGGGAGTACGCCTCAACCAATTCGTCGCACAGCGCACCCGGCGCCTGGGTGCCCAGGGTATGCGCGACAGCGAAGATTGGGATAGCCGCGCCTTTTACGCCGCACTGCTCAAGGCGCTGGATATGATCCAATCCTGCGCACGCGAGCAGATGCCGCTGTCGCTGCGCAGCAAAAACCACGACCCGGCCCTGGCCCTGCGTGTGGCCTTTGTGCAGCTGTACCAGCGGCTGCAACAGCGGCTCAACCGTTTCACCATGGACCTGGTGGACTTTTACTACCGCGATATTCTGCAAGCGCGCCCGCGCCCGCCCCAGGCCGACAGTGTTTACCTGATCCTCAATAACAACCTGCAGGGACGCCAGCTGCCCCTGGCCGCCGGCACCGAGTTTGTCGCCGGGCTGGATAAGCAGAGCCAGGAGATCATCTACGCCGCCGACAGCGCGCTGGAAGTGAATGACACCCAGGTCAAACGCCTGTTCAGCCTTTACTTCCCGCGCCTGACAGTGGGTGAAAGCAACCGCATGACCCTCGCCGATGGCTGCTGGCTCAATCCTGTCAGCGCCCAGCCCGGTGCCGAGCGGGCAGTGCGCGACCAGTTTGCGCCCCAACCCCTGCTCGGGGCACCGCGCAACGGCCAGAATAATGGCGTGCCCTGGCAGGGCGGCGATGGTCGCAGCAGCGACGGCGCCAGCTCCGCGCGCCTGGGCTTTGCCCTGGCCAGCCAGGTGCTGCTGTTGAATGAAGGCAAGCGCCAGTTGAGCCTGGAACTGGTGTTTGACGCCATAGAGCGCCAGCATTGGACCAAGCTGAAAAACATCCTGCGCCTGCTGCCCAATATCAAGGACACCATTGCTGACGACAAATCCAAGTTCTTCGCCTATTTCGGCAAATTCTTTGAACTGAGCCTGACCACCGCGGAAGGCTGGTTCGTGATCGATGAATACAAACCCGCCTACCGGGCCACGGACGCCAATATACGCAACAATGCCCTGCGCCTGGATTTCGAGCTGCCCGATACCTGCCCGCCCATTACCGCCTACCAGGCCGAGGTGCATGGCGATGCACTCACAACGGCGCTGCCGGTCATCCGCGTCACCCTGCGCGAAAACTACCTGCAATACCCCTATGATGTGCTGCGCCAACTGGTGCTGCGCGAGGCGCGCATCCAGGTGCAGGTGAAGGGCTGCCACCAGTTGCTGCTGTTCAACAACATCGGCCAGTTATCGGCGCTCTCGCCTTTTACGCCCTTTGGCCCCATGCCCGATGTCGGTTCTTACCTGATTGTCGGCAACGACGAGATACGCGCCAAACAGCTCACCCATTTAAGCCTGGATATTGAATGGGCCGGATTGCCGGCGGTACAGGATGGCTTCAAGCGCTGGTACCAGGGCTATGCCCAGGGGCGCGATAACGACCAGTTTGTGGTGGGGGCCAGCGCCCTGGCCAACAGTCGCTGGCAGCCGGACCCGGCGGAAAGGCGCGGCGCCAGTATTCCGCTGTTCAGCACCCAATTGAAGAATGGCAGCCCCCAATTGCAGGTGCGCCAGCGGCTGTCACTCGATAGTGTGATTGCCTACCACCAGCCCCAGGACAGCCAGCAGCGCCAAAAGCCCCTGAGTTATTCCGCCAGCACCCGCAGCGGCCTGTTCAAGCTCACCCTGCAGGGGCCCCAGGGCGCCTTTGGCCACCGCGAATATCCGCAGTTGCTGGCCGACACCCTGACCCACAATGCCAGGGTCAAGCTGCCGCGCCTGGTGCGCCCCCTGCCCAACGCGCCCTATACCCCGGAGATCAACGCCATCCGCCTCAATTACAGCGCCCAGGCGATCATCACCCTGGCCGACGCCGGGCGCGAGACGGATACCCGGCAGCGCGACCAGTTCTTCCACCTGCATCCGCTCGGCTGGGAGCGGGTATCGCCCCTGCGCCACCCGCGCACCTACCTGCTGCCGCAGTACGAGGATGCCGGCAACCTCTATATCGGTATCAGCGCCAGTGCACCGCAAACCCTGAGCCTGCTGTTCCATTTGCGCGACAATTCACTGCCGATCCCGCCGCAGGCCTATGTCGCTAACGAGGGGGAACCTATACCTGCCCACCGCTCGCCGGCGGCGCTGCTGTCCTGGTCTTACCTGAGCGATAACCAGTGGCGCCCGCTTAACCCGCGCCACCTCAAAAGCGACAGCACCCAGGGTTTTATGACCACCGGTATCCTCAGCCTGGAGATGCCGCCGCGCATGACTGCCAACAACAGCATCATGCCCGGCGACTGCTACTGGTTGCGGCTCAGCGCCAACCGCGCCTTGCCCTATTTCAGCGAAATCTATTCGATCTACACCCAGGCGGTCAGAGCCACCTGGCAGCGCGGCGAACACCCGCCCGGCCCGGTACCGCGCCAACTGGCCGCCGAAACCATCAAGCGCACGCGCCAATCGCTGCCGGGGGTCACCGGTGTGACCCAATTGCGCCCCTCCTTTGGCGGCCTGGCGCAGGAGAGCGATGCTGAGCTGCGCCGGCGCCTGAGCGAGCGCCTGCGCCACAAGCAGCGCGCGCTCAGCCCCACGGATTACGAAATGCTGATCCTTGAGCGTTTCCCCCAGGTGCACAAGGTCAAATGCTTCGCCAATATCAACCGCCACCGCGAACCCTGGGTGCAGCCGGGGCAGGTGCTGATTATTCCCATTCCGCCACTGCGCACCGATGCCAGCGGGGAGCGGGTCTACCAACCCCATTTCGACGGCCACCTTATCCAGGCGATTTACGACTTTATCGCGCCCCTGGCCCCGGCCCAGGTCAGGATCAGCGTAGAGAACCCCTGCTACGAGGAAATCCAGGTGCGCTGTGCCCTGGCGTTTAAAAAAGGCTGCCACCCCGGCGAATTCCAGAACCGCCTCAACCGCGAGCTGTGCGATTACCTGTCGCCCTGGCAGGCGGAGCTGGGCAATAGTGTCCACTTTGGCTGGAGCCTGGGCGAGCAGGAGATCAAATCCTTTATCCACCACCGCGACTACATCGCCTATGTGACCGATTTTTCGCTGCTGCGCATCGCCAGCCGCCGCGATGGCCTGTTCCAACTGGAGGATACCGCCGCCAGTGCCGTACCGGGGCGGCAGACGCTCAAGCCGGGTTATCCCTGGACCACGGCGGTGCCGATCAACCAGCACTTTTTACAGTTACTCGACCAACCCACCGCTATCGCGCCGCAGGTCACCGGCCTGAATGAAATGGCGGTGGGCAGTACGTTCATCATTTCCGAATAG
- the vgrG gene encoding type VI secretion system tip protein VgrG has protein sequence MADSPLANSTGVLSWAISCDGTQIEDSVNLISLDIQLNVNRINTAILVLEDGDMPNADFPLSDAATFKPGAEVKIQLGYAQVLSDVFTGVVIKHSIKISSNNAARLVIECKDKAIAMTVGRKNANYIDMLDSDIISKLIGNYSGLSAADVTATTTSHKELVQFYTSDWDFMLARAEANGLLVSLDAGKVSVKAPEASGSAVLTVTYGVDMVEFHADMDARHQYSTVETYAWDLASLQVQNNQSTPVTLPSQGDITSATLAEVIGLSAFRLQSGVPLESDFLSTWAKAQQLKSGLARIRGHVSFQGSALAKPAALLELAGVGARFNGTVFISGVEHSVADGNWITRVDFGMAPQWFSEANQLESPPAAGLTAGIRGLHVGVVMKLDADPESQYKVQVSIPEMSAETDGFWARLAQFYASNSFGAFFIPEIGDEVILGFFNDDPSHPVILGSLYSSKNKPAYELTADNNTKALVTRSKMKLEFDDDKKIITLVTPGNNTIVISDDGKSILLQDQNSNKVELNSSGITLDTPKDITLTAKGKIVLNATGNIEGTAQADVKLTGLNITQTANVGFTAKGSATAEVSASGTTTIKGAMVMIN, from the coding sequence ATGGCTGATTCTCCACTGGCCAATTCCACCGGCGTCCTCAGCTGGGCCATCAGCTGCGACGGCACCCAGATCGAGGATAGCGTTAACCTCATATCGCTCGACATACAGCTGAACGTCAATCGTATCAATACCGCCATCCTGGTGCTGGAAGACGGCGATATGCCCAACGCCGATTTCCCGCTCAGCGATGCCGCCACCTTCAAGCCCGGTGCCGAAGTCAAAATCCAGTTGGGTTATGCCCAGGTACTGAGCGATGTGTTTACCGGGGTGGTGATCAAACACTCGATCAAAATCAGCAGCAACAACGCCGCGCGCCTGGTGATCGAGTGCAAGGACAAGGCGATTGCCATGACCGTGGGGCGCAAGAACGCCAACTACATCGATATGCTCGACAGCGACATCATCAGCAAGCTGATCGGCAATTACAGCGGCCTGAGTGCGGCGGATGTTACCGCCACCACCACCAGCCATAAGGAGCTGGTGCAGTTTTACACCAGCGATTGGGATTTTATGCTGGCGCGCGCCGAGGCCAATGGCCTGCTGGTGAGCCTGGATGCAGGCAAGGTGAGCGTGAAAGCGCCCGAGGCCAGCGGCAGCGCGGTGCTCACCGTGACCTATGGTGTGGATATGGTCGAATTCCACGCCGATATGGATGCGCGCCACCAATACTCCACCGTGGAAACCTACGCCTGGGACCTGGCCAGCCTGCAAGTCCAGAATAACCAATCGACGCCGGTTACCCTGCCCAGCCAGGGCGATATCACTTCCGCCACCCTGGCTGAGGTGATTGGCTTATCGGCTTTTCGCCTGCAGTCGGGCGTACCGCTCGAAAGCGATTTCCTCTCCACCTGGGCCAAGGCCCAGCAGCTTAAATCCGGGCTGGCGCGTATCCGCGGCCATGTGAGTTTCCAGGGTAGCGCCCTGGCCAAACCGGCGGCACTGCTGGAGCTTGCAGGCGTGGGCGCGCGCTTCAATGGCACGGTGTTTATCAGTGGGGTGGAGCATTCGGTCGCCGATGGCAACTGGATTACCCGGGTGGATTTCGGCATGGCACCCCAGTGGTTCAGCGAGGCCAACCAGTTGGAGTCGCCACCCGCCGCCGGGCTGACGGCCGGCATCCGGGGGCTGCATGTCGGGGTGGTGATGAAGCTGGATGCCGACCCCGAGAGCCAGTACAAGGTGCAGGTGTCCATTCCCGAGATGAGCGCCGAGACCGACGGTTTCTGGGCGCGCCTGGCACAGTTTTATGCCTCCAACAGCTTCGGCGCTTTTTTTATCCCCGAAATCGGCGATGAGGTGATCCTCGGTTTTTTCAACGACGACCCCTCCCATCCGGTGATCCTCGGCAGCCTTTACAGCAGCAAGAACAAACCGGCCTATGAGCTGACTGCCGACAACAATACCAAGGCGCTGGTGACACGCAGCAAGATGAAGCTGGAGTTCGACGACGACAAGAAGATCATCACCCTGGTCACGCCGGGCAATAACACGATCGTCATCAGCGACGATGGCAAATCCATCCTCCTGCAGGACCAGAACAGCAACAAGGTGGAGCTGAATTCCAGCGGCATCACCCTCGACACCCCCAAGGACATCACCCTCACCGCCAAGGGCAAGATAGTGCTCAACGCTACCGGCAACATCGAAGGTACCGCCCAGGCTGACGTGAAGCTCACCGGACTCAATATCACCCAGACCGCGAACGTGGGCTTTACCGCCAAGGGCAGCGCCACCGCCGAGGTCTCCGCCAGTGGCACCACCACCATCAAGGGTGCCATGGTCATGATCAACTGA
- a CDS encoding phage tail protein, with product MAEDGSTQSANIWPLPKFHFEVKWDSNVMSFQEVSGLDIQSEEIKYRAGDSKQFSVVKMPGMMKFGNVTMKKGVFKGDNKFWDWLNQIKMNTIKRVPVTISLLDETSAPTMVWTLANAWPTKITSTDLKAEGNEVAIESIEIVHEGLTIANG from the coding sequence ATGGCAGAAGACGGCTCCACACAATCCGCGAATATTTGGCCACTTCCCAAGTTTCACTTTGAAGTGAAATGGGATTCCAATGTGATGTCCTTCCAGGAGGTCAGCGGCCTGGATATTCAATCCGAGGAAATCAAATACCGCGCGGGTGACAGCAAGCAATTTTCCGTAGTGAAAATGCCGGGCATGATGAAGTTCGGCAATGTCACCATGAAGAAGGGCGTGTTTAAAGGCGATAACAAATTCTGGGATTGGCTGAACCAGATCAAGATGAACACCATCAAGCGTGTACCTGTCACCATCAGCCTGCTCGACGAAACCAGTGCACCCACCATGGTGTGGACACTGGCCAATGCCTGGCCCACCAAAATTACCTCGACCGATTTGAAAGCCGAGGGCAACGAAGTGGCTATTGAAAGCATTGAGATCGTCCACGAGGGCCTGACCATTGCCAATGGTTAA
- a CDS encoding GPW/gp25 family protein — translation MSDKSFLGTGWSFPPRFTSKGLVTVGAEADIHESLLILLSTRPGERVMQPNYGCGLKAHVFDSLNESSYATIRDLIEQAVLFFEPRIILERIEIDDSDYMQGRLLIDIYYRVRATNNRYNLVYPFYIHEGSALAG, via the coding sequence ATGAGTGACAAGAGTTTTCTCGGCACCGGCTGGAGTTTCCCGCCCCGCTTTACCAGCAAGGGACTGGTGACCGTGGGCGCCGAGGCGGACATCCACGAGAGCCTGCTGATCCTGCTGTCTACCCGGCCGGGTGAGCGGGTGATGCAACCCAACTATGGCTGCGGGCTCAAGGCCCATGTGTTCGACAGCCTCAACGAAAGCAGCTACGCCACCATCCGCGACCTGATCGAGCAGGCCGTCTTGTTTTTTGAGCCGCGCATCATCCTTGAGCGCATCGAGATCGACGACAGCGACTATATGCAGGGGCGCCTGTTGATCGATATCTACTACCGGGTGCGAGCAACCAATAACCGCTACAACCTGGTGTATCCCTTCTACATCCACGAAGGGAGCGCGCTAGCGGGTTGA